Genomic window (Lycium barbarum isolate Lr01 chromosome 2, ASM1917538v2, whole genome shotgun sequence):
TACTAATTAATTAATACAATTAAAATTATAGAATAAAGGCAGAAATTTGAGAATAAAGATAAATAGAGATTCTGACCTAGGAGAGTGCCACGACAGCGGGCTCATGTCTTgcaattatataaatatatgtatatataagaagTGGGACATCTATAGTTCTAATGGAACCTAAACCACAAGTATAAAACTAACTCGAATAAATCTATTCATGAATCACCGACCAAGTTTTATTGTTTTCCAATATTAAATCAACACCTCCTAATTTTAATTTCTTGCATCCCATTGTTTttccacttcttcttcttttgtaaCTCATCAATAAACGAAAgaagaaaaagtgaaaaacaatGGCTATCCACATGAACAAAATTCCTCTTTTGATCATATCCCTAAGTTCCATCACCCTTATATCTCAAGCAATTGCAAATGATCTCATAATTTCTTCTACACCTTCCTCATCACCTATTAACAATgaaaatggtgcaagtgttaagAATCTTGTTAGCAGTCTCATGGTTTCATCCATGTCGAAAACGGAGGATTTCTTACATAGAATTATTTTGGTACGTTTAGATGCAACTGTAGATGCTTATAAAAAAGATTGCCTCGAGACATGCAAAGAGGTGTATGAAGATGCAGTTGATGCTATGAAAAATACACTAAACGACGTAAATGAAGGCAATTATTACAAAGCCAATGTGGATGTTAGTGCTATGTCAacaaatatggaaacttgcaaagaaTGTGCCAACGAGATTTATGGTGATGATCCT
Coding sequences:
- the LOC132629247 gene encoding uncharacterized protein LOC132629247, which translates into the protein MAIHMNKIPLLIISLSSITLISQAIANDLIISSTPSSSPINNENGASVKNLVSSLMVSSMSKTEDFLHRIILVRLDATVDAYKKDCLETCKEVYEDAVDAMKNTLNDVNEGNYYKANVDVSAMSTNMETCKECANEIYGDDPEFTKFDNWSHVVIEDALTRITSVST